One Rhizobiales bacterium GAS188 DNA window includes the following coding sequences:
- a CDS encoding Glycosyltransferase involved in cell wall bisynthesis yields the protein MPGMSGGSARPGKSATRPTSKSAMPYAIAVLLPCYNEALAIARVVADFSRALPSASIYVYDNNSSDDTATVAAAAGATVLGEARQGKGHVVRRMFADIEADIYVLADGDGTYDAAAAPRLVSRLIEGRLDFVNGARHETRGEAFRHGHKFGNSVLSGLVQWIFGRDFADMLSGYKVFSRRFVKSFPAMSRGFEIETELTVHALELRMPSAEIATRYGERQEGSASKLRTLRDGVRILSLIGKLVKDERPLMFYGGLASLFVASAVILGIPIVAGFMETGLVPRLPTAVLCTGLVILGVLSLFTGVTLDLVTKTRQELKRLIYLSIPIRF from the coding sequence ATGCCGGGCATGTCGGGAGGGAGCGCGCGGCCAGGCAAGTCCGCGACCAGACCCACGTCCAAGTCCGCAATGCCGTACGCCATTGCAGTGCTGCTGCCCTGCTACAACGAGGCGCTGGCGATCGCGCGCGTGGTGGCGGATTTTTCGCGCGCCCTGCCTTCGGCGTCGATTTATGTCTACGACAACAATTCGTCGGATGACACGGCTACGGTCGCTGCGGCCGCCGGTGCCACAGTCCTCGGCGAGGCGCGCCAGGGCAAGGGCCATGTGGTGCGGCGCATGTTCGCCGACATCGAGGCCGACATCTATGTGCTCGCCGATGGCGACGGCACCTATGACGCTGCGGCGGCGCCGAGGCTCGTGTCGCGACTGATCGAGGGGCGGCTCGATTTCGTGAACGGGGCCCGCCACGAGACCAGAGGCGAGGCGTTTAGGCACGGGCACAAATTTGGCAATTCGGTCCTCAGCGGCCTGGTGCAGTGGATTTTCGGCCGCGACTTCGCCGACATGCTGTCCGGCTATAAGGTGTTCTCCCGACGCTTCGTGAAGTCCTTCCCGGCCATGTCCAGGGGGTTCGAGATCGAGACGGAGCTGACGGTCCATGCGCTCGAGCTGCGCATGCCCAGCGCCGAGATCGCGACACGTTATGGCGAACGGCAGGAGGGGTCGGCGAGCAAGCTCAGGACCCTTCGCGACGGTGTCCGCATCCTGTCGCTGATCGGCAAGCTGGTCAAAGACGAGCGCCCTTTGATGTTCTACGGCGGCTTGGCGTCGCTGTTCGTCGCGAGTGCGGTGATCCTCGGCATCCCGATCGTGGCGGGGTTCATGGAGACCGGGTTGGTGCCGCGGCTGCCGACCGCCGTCTTGTGCACCGGCCTCGTCATTCTCGGCGTGCTCTCGCTGTTTACCGGTGTGACCCTCGATCTCGTGACCAAGACGAGGCAGGAGCTCAAGCGCCTCATCTATCTGTCGATCCCGATACGTTTCTGA